A window of the Equus przewalskii isolate Varuska chromosome 10, EquPr2, whole genome shotgun sequence genome harbors these coding sequences:
- the LIAT1 gene encoding protein LIAT1 — translation MERRGSPGTRGPEPLAQRQRVLGCSGCRWRPRGRMDRLGGAGASGYGEEGDEDEEEREGSAAGSKGSRLPPIAGSASEPTTRKVKKKKKKKTKGSPKGHENGADRLYAEDLALDKHQSRGLKTQQLSSSFHGILSPSKDHGPRQEHRQDKDENRLIPSYSSTVSLSHFAEIEENLSKQINESLRWDGILADPEAERERIRVYKLNRRRRYWNLALKGFPSEPCADETPENLPYLSDKDSSTSSRQPSLKAKGPHHCFEGSLTPKLLDSD, via the exons ATGGAGAGGCGTGGCTCTCCAGGCACTCGGGGCCCGGAGCCGCTGGCTCAGCGGCAGCGGGTCTTGGGTTGCTCCGGGTGCAGGTGGCGGCCCCGCGGGCGGATGGACCgcctgggtggggcaggggcgtCGGGGTACGGCGAAGAGGGCGACGAGGACGAGGAGGAGCGAGAGGGCAGCGCTGCGGGCTCGAAGGGATCCAGACTGCCCCCGATCGCGGGCAGCGCCTCAGAACCGACCACACGGaaggtgaagaagaagaagaagaaaaagaccaagGGGTCGCCCAAGGGGCACG AAAATGGAGCTGACCGCCTTTATGCAGAGGACCTGGCTCTTG ACAAACATCAGAGTCGAGGCCTGAAGACTCAGCAGCTGTCTTCATCCTTTCATGGCATCTTAAGTCCCAGCAAAGATCACGGCCCGAGGCAAGAGCACAGACAGGACAAAGATGAAAACAGGCTCATCCCTTCTTACTCCTCCACTGTAAGTCTCTCCCACTTTGCCGAGATAGAGGAGAACCTCTCCAAGCAGATCAACGAGAGTCTGCGTTGGGATGGGATCCTCGCTGACccggaggcagagagagaaaggattcgTGTATATAAGCTGAACCGCAGGAGGCGGTACTGGAATTTGGCCCTCAAGGGCTTCCCCTCTGAGCCCTGTGCTGACGAGACCCCCGAGAACTTACCCTACCTCTCAGACAAAGACAGCAGCACGAGCAGCAGGCAGCCCTCCTTAAAAGCCAAGGGCCCTCATCACTGCTTTGAAGGAAGCCTTACTCCAAAGCTTCTAGACTCTGATTAG